In a genomic window of Candidatus Woesearchaeota archaeon:
- the thyA gene encoding thymidylate synthase, producing the protein MNNMNQEYHDYLLWILSDENSVFKDSRAGGTIANTGAAMKFDLSKGVLLINTKKLFYRGLIHEMVWFMRGPENDGQLHVDYMVENKCNFWNKDLFNHNLKKEGRKLNFNEFEKEFKEFEYKLKSDKEFRKKVGGLDRPYGAQWRDWTGSNGEHIDQLANVIEAAKNRSDSRRLKVESWKVDEIDNMALPPCPTGYQFVVMNDRLDIVMNQRSADSFLGVPMNIGEYGLLGIFVAEYAGLKPGIFTHDIVDAHIYCGVEEKAEWYSNNLEKLKDRLHDAKKPEDFLKIKNWIDRYSKKPKEEWKEDFDHVTAVLEQLARDTNKYPQAQLKIHSNNRKPAKELLDTVSFYDFEVVGYKDNHYDKIERSMSTG; encoded by the coding sequence ATGAATAATATGAATCAAGAATATCATGATTATTTACTTTGGATTCTTTCTGATGAGAATTCTGTATTTAAAGATAGTCGAGCTGGTGGAACAATTGCAAACACTGGCGCAGCAATGAAATTTGATCTTTCAAAAGGTGTTCTTCTGATAAATACTAAAAAATTATTTTATAGGGGGTTAATTCATGAAATGGTCTGGTTCATGAGGGGTCCTGAGAATGATGGACAATTACATGTTGATTATATGGTTGAGAACAAATGCAATTTCTGGAATAAAGATCTTTTCAACCATAATTTAAAAAAAGAAGGAAGAAAATTAAATTTTAATGAATTTGAAAAAGAGTTCAAAGAGTTTGAATATAAGCTTAAATCTGACAAAGAATTCAGAAAAAAAGTCGGTGGACTAGATAGACCTTACGGGGCTCAATGGAGAGATTGGACCGGTTCTAATGGTGAGCATATAGATCAATTGGCTAATGTTATTGAAGCTGCGAAAAATAGAAGTGATAGTAGAAGACTAAAAGTAGAATCTTGGAAAGTTGACGAAATAGATAATATGGCTCTTCCTCCTTGTCCTACAGGTTATCAATTTGTTGTTATGAATGATAGGTTAGATATTGTTATGAACCAGAGAAGTGCAGATTCTTTTTTAGGTGTTCCAATGAATATTGGGGAATACGGCTTACTAGGTATTTTTGTAGCAGAATATGCAGGTCTAAAACCAGGGATATTCACACATGATATTGTGGATGCGCATATTTACTGCGGTGTAGAAGAAAAAGCAGAATGGTATTCAAATAATTTAGAAAAACTTAAAGACAGGTTACATGATGCGAAAAAACCAGAGGATTTTTTGAAAATAAAGAACTGGATTGATAGGTATTCAAAAAAACCTAAAGAAGAATGGAAAGAAGATTTTGATCATGTAACAGCAGTTTTAGAGCAGTTAGCAAGAGATACAAACAAATATCCTCAAGCTCAATTGAAAATACACTCTAACAACAGAAAACCAGCAAAAGAGTTATTGGATACTGTCAGCTTTTACGATTTTGAAGTTGTAGGCTACAAAGATAATCATTATGACAAAATTGAAAGATCTATGTCTACAGGGTGA
- a CDS encoding redoxin domain-containing protein has translation MVFIGEKVEDFEVEAFQNDETKKVKLSDYKGKWVIMLFYPADFTFVCPTELSDAADLYDEFKKEGAEILSVSTDTAFVHKAWHDHSESIKKIKYPMLADPTGKVCRQFGTYLPEEGLSLRGSFIIDPDRKLVAMDVHDNSVGRNAHEILRKLQASKFVRENPGQVCPANWKPGEKTLKPGMNLVGKI, from the coding sequence ATGGTTTTTATTGGAGAAAAAGTTGAAGATTTTGAAGTTGAAGCTTTTCAGAATGATGAAACAAAAAAGGTTAAGTTAAGTGATTATAAAGGTAAATGGGTTATAATGCTTTTTTACCCAGCAGATTTCACATTTGTTTGTCCTACAGAACTTAGTGATGCAGCTGATTTGTATGATGAGTTCAAAAAAGAAGGTGCAGAAATATTATCGGTAAGTACAGATACTGCTTTTGTTCACAAGGCTTGGCATGATCATTCTGAATCAATAAAAAAGATTAAGTATCCGATGCTTGCTGATCCAACAGGAAAAGTTTGCAGACAATTTGGTACTTATTTACCAGAAGAAGGGCTAAGTCTTAGAGGAAGTTTCATAATTGATCCTGATAGAAAACTTGTCGCTATGGATGTTCATGATAATAGTGTTGGAAGAAATGCTCATGAAATTCTTAGAAAATTACAAGCGAGCAAGTTCGTAAGAGAAAATCCGGGACAGGTTTGCCCAGCTAACTGGAAGCCAGGCGAAAAGACACTCAAGCCAGGCATGAATCTTGTTGGGAAAATTTAA
- a CDS encoding DNA photolyase family protein, translated as MHTKSIFIFRRDLRLEDNTALIKALKETKEVIPIFIFSEEQIKNNEYKSNNAIQFMINSLKELKEEIEQKNGYLNILNGNQYEIIKKILRETKAQTIYQNKDYTPYSKKRDEQIKKICEETNTRLILCTDYVLNSPEEILKENKQPYTIFTPYYRKAIQKETKKPEKTKNKNYSKIKLKETINIKELKYEKNPNIKLKGGRKEALKILNNIKNYNNYKQEKDIPIKDATTHLSAHIKFGTISIRETYHKIKKEFGITHELIRQLIWRDFFTQIAHYFPYVFEKSFRKKYDKIKWENNEQKFTSWKKGETGYPIIDAGMKELNKTGYMHNRTRMIVASFLIKDLRINWQWGEKYFAQKLIDYDPSINNGNWQWAASTGCDSQPYFRIFNPTLQQQKFDPECKYIKKWIPELKELTPKQIHKLTERIKLKKEHNQTQYPDPIIDHYKEKEKTLNMYKSIE; from the coding sequence ATGCATACAAAATCAATTTTCATATTCAGAAGAGACCTAAGACTAGAAGACAACACAGCACTAATAAAAGCCCTAAAAGAAACAAAAGAAGTAATCCCCATATTCATATTCTCAGAAGAACAAATAAAAAACAACGAATACAAAAGCAACAACGCAATACAATTTATGATAAACTCATTAAAAGAACTAAAAGAAGAAATAGAACAAAAAAACGGATACTTAAACATATTAAACGGAAACCAATACGAAATTATAAAAAAAATTCTAAGAGAAACCAAAGCACAAACAATATACCAAAACAAAGACTACACACCATACAGCAAAAAAAGAGATGAACAAATAAAAAAAATATGTGAAGAAACAAACACAAGATTAATACTATGTACAGATTACGTCTTAAACTCTCCAGAAGAAATACTAAAAGAAAATAAACAGCCATACACAATATTTACACCATACTACCGAAAAGCAATACAAAAAGAAACAAAAAAACCAGAAAAAACCAAAAATAAAAACTATTCAAAAATAAAACTAAAAGAGACAATAAACATAAAAGAACTAAAATACGAAAAAAATCCGAACATAAAACTAAAAGGAGGAAGAAAAGAAGCACTAAAAATACTAAATAACATAAAAAACTATAACAACTACAAACAAGAAAAAGACATCCCTATAAAAGACGCAACAACGCACTTATCAGCACACATAAAATTCGGAACAATAAGCATACGAGAAACATATCACAAAATAAAAAAAGAATTTGGAATAACACACGAACTAATACGCCAATTAATATGGCGAGACTTCTTCACACAAATAGCACACTACTTCCCTTATGTATTTGAAAAAAGTTTCCGTAAAAAATATGACAAAATAAAATGGGAAAATAACGAACAAAAATTCACTTCGTGGAAAAAAGGAGAAACAGGGTACCCTATAATAGATGCTGGAATGAAAGAATTGAACAAAACAGGATACATGCACAATAGAACAAGAATGATTGTCGCCTCATTTCTAATAAAAGATCTCAGAATAAACTGGCAATGGGGCGAAAAATATTTCGCACAAAAACTAATAGACTACGATCCCTCAATAAATAACGGAAACTGGCAATGGGCCGCATCAACAGGATGTGATTCTCAACCATACTTTAGAATATTCAACCCAACACTTCAACAACAAAAATTCGACCCTGAATGCAAATATATAAAAAAATGGATACCAGAACTAAAAGAACTAACACCAAAACAAATACACAAACTAACAGAGCGTATTAAACTAAAAAAAGAACACAACCAAACGCAATACCCTGATCCAATAATAGACCACTACAAAGAAAAAGAAAAAACTCTAAACATGTACAAAAGCATAGAATGA
- a CDS encoding class I SAM-dependent methyltransferase, translating into MVKEITKKELNKLVENYEATWNSLFYNRDFVLRKEPDPHIKNILEDLETQKINEIASAPCGDYVNEKLLEEKGITVEGYDISEIGIEKAQKRTQSEIHKYDILHKKLPKMYPAILCFDFTVHLPDEHLLVFLENIKKSLRKNGRLYINFLNPEDETTLMHELDKNNITLVKNNEVILKYRTKPEIEKLIEKAGLKIISIQNYERTDKGHKGFRSKVVPHTHKGYCAILGK; encoded by the coding sequence ATGGTCAAAGAAATAACCAAAAAAGAACTTAACAAATTAGTCGAAAACTACGAAGCAACATGGAACTCACTATTCTACAACAGAGACTTTGTTTTAAGAAAAGAACCAGACCCACACATAAAAAATATTCTTGAAGATTTAGAAACCCAAAAAATAAATGAAATAGCAAGTGCTCCATGCGGAGATTACGTAAACGAAAAATTACTAGAAGAAAAAGGAATAACAGTGGAAGGATACGACATAAGCGAAATAGGAATAGAAAAAGCACAAAAAAGAACACAATCAGAAATACATAAATACGACATACTCCACAAAAAACTTCCAAAAATGTACCCTGCAATACTATGCTTTGATTTTACAGTACATCTCCCTGATGAACACCTCTTAGTATTTCTAGAAAACATAAAAAAAAGCTTAAGAAAAAACGGACGACTATACATAAACTTCCTAAACCCAGAAGATGAAACAACACTAATGCACGAACTAGACAAAAACAACATAACCCTAGTAAAAAACAACGAAGTAATTCTAAAATACAGAACCAAACCAGAAATAGAAAAACTAATAGAAAAAGCAGGACTAAAAATAATATCAATACAAAATTATGAAAGAACAGACAAAGGCCACAAGGGATTCAGATCAAAAGTAGTACCACATACCCACAAAGGATACTGCGCAATACTGGGGAAATAA
- a CDS encoding dihydrofolate reductase: MELTQIHKECDGDAYFPQFNNELWKVSNVDRRDGFSFISYEKSNYFPSIAQYPLWVCGTTFDLNPLWPLSVLS; the protein is encoded by the coding sequence ATGGAATTAACTCAAATTCATAAAGAATGTGATGGAGATGCTTATTTTCCTCAGTTTAATAATGAGCTTTGGAAAGTTTCAAATGTTGATAGAAGAGATGGTTTTTCTTTTATTAGTTATGAAAAAAGTAATTATTTCCCCAGTATTGCGCAGTATCCTTTGTGGGTATGTGGTACTACTTTTGATCTGAATCCCTTGTGGCCTTTGTCTGTTCTTTCATAA